A stretch of Calditrichota bacterium DNA encodes these proteins:
- the rpmA gene encoding 50S ribosomal protein L27, translating to MAHKKGVGSSRNGRDSNPKMLGVKAYGGQNVTAGSIIVRQRGTRIHPGENVGKGGDDTLFAMIDGVVQFERKGRSKKQVSVYTKN from the coding sequence ATGGCCCATAAGAAAGGTGTTGGTAGTTCACGAAACGGCCGCGACAGTAATCCTAAAATGCTTGGTGTAAAAGCTTATGGCGGTCAAAATGTTACAGCAGGTTCAATTATTGTACGTCAACGTGGAACAAGAATCCATCCGGGAGAAAATGTTGGTAAAGGTGGCGATGATACACTTTTTGCAATGATCGACGGTGTTGTTCAGTTTGAACGAAAAGGTCGCTCAAAAAAACAAGTTAGCGTCTACACAAAAAACTAG
- a CDS encoding nitric-oxide reductase large subunit — MKFKSQKVAYYFFALSMLLFILQIVYGFIMGFAHMGFDVLHDFVPFNAATATHKNLLVVWLLSGFMGAAYFIIPDESDTELFSVPLALVQFYSFAFVGVVAVVGFHIGWFEGRKFLEIPRPLDYLVALNAIVFLINIVLTIFKGKKHSTTSWVLTAGLIFVALLYLPGMVWFDNHTVDSFFRWWVVHLWVEGVWELVMGGILAYLLIKLTGVDREVIEKWLYVIIGLTFLSGILGTGHHYYFIGVPKYWLIIGGIFSALEPLAFLAMTLFAIRMYNKGNKKHPNKLAIYWTLSTAIVAFIGAGLLGLAHTLPAVNLYTHGTLVTAMHGHLAFWGAYASIVLAIISYAMPLMTGRKIFNNNTGHLAFWLSNIGMVAMTSAFAAAGVAQVYLERIIGLDFMLSQIEIQPHFFVLILAASLFTTGVILYIVNFIKFGMPNDEALTEGEEFKALQTN; from the coding sequence ATGAAATTCAAATCACAAAAAGTTGCCTATTATTTTTTCGCATTAAGTATGTTACTTTTTATTTTGCAGATTGTATATGGATTTATTATGGGTTTTGCCCATATGGGTTTTGATGTTTTGCATGACTTTGTCCCATTTAATGCGGCCACTGCAACCCATAAAAACCTCTTAGTTGTTTGGCTCCTTTCCGGTTTTATGGGAGCTGCATATTTTATTATTCCAGATGAATCAGACACAGAACTTTTTTCAGTTCCGCTTGCATTAGTACAATTCTACAGTTTTGCCTTTGTTGGTGTTGTTGCTGTTGTTGGATTTCACATCGGCTGGTTCGAAGGAAGGAAATTCTTAGAAATTCCGCGTCCCTTGGATTACCTTGTGGCATTGAACGCAATCGTCTTCTTGATCAACATAGTCCTAACCATTTTTAAAGGAAAAAAACACAGCACTACATCCTGGGTTTTAACAGCCGGACTAATATTTGTTGCCCTTCTGTATCTCCCCGGAATGGTGTGGTTCGACAACCATACTGTTGATTCGTTTTTCCGCTGGTGGGTTGTTCACCTTTGGGTAGAAGGTGTTTGGGAATTAGTAATGGGCGGTATTTTAGCTTATCTGCTAATTAAACTTACAGGCGTTGACCGTGAAGTTATTGAAAAATGGCTTTACGTTATTATTGGCCTGACTTTCCTTTCCGGAATTTTAGGAACCGGCCACCATTACTATTTTATTGGTGTACCAAAATATTGGTTAATTATTGGTGGTATTTTCTCAGCTTTAGAACCATTGGCCTTTTTAGCAATGACATTATTTGCCATACGCATGTACAACAAAGGAAACAAAAAACATCCTAACAAATTGGCAATTTACTGGACTTTAAGTACAGCTATCGTAGCATTTATCGGAGCGGGTTTATTAGGATTAGCCCACACTTTGCCTGCAGTTAATCTTTATACACATGGAACATTAGTTACTGCAATGCATGGCCACCTTGCTTTCTGGGGTGCATATGCTTCAATCGTTTTAGCAATTATCAGTTATGCCATGCCACTAATGACAGGCAGAAAAATATTTAATAACAACACCGGTCATCTGGCATTTTGGCTATCAAACATTGGTATGGTTGCTATGACATCCGCATTTGCGGCAGCCGGAGTTGCACAGGTTTATTTGGAACGAATTATTGGTTTGGATTTCATGCTTTCACAGATTGAAATACAACCTCACTTTTTTGTATTAATTTTAGCCGCTTCTTTATTTACGACAGGCGTTATTTTATACATTGTCAATTTTATCAAATTTGGTATGCCAAACGATGAAGCCTTGACAGAAGGTGAAGAATTTAAAGCACTCCAGACAAACTAA
- a CDS encoding Rne/Rng family ribonuclease yields the protein MSKDIIINSTNEETRIVLREESKVVELFVEAPEHERMVGDIYKGKVSRVLPGMQAAFIDIGHQQNAFLHFSDVDSGYRDFFKKNDDKEQNQKRRRRYDFSVERDLKKGHDILVQIVKEPISTKGCRVTSEITVPGRFVVLIPNHKHVGISRKIYNQKERKRLKDIARSIIPNNFGLIIRTVAEGKSDKELKKDMNDLLTTWRKMEQSIQTQESPSLIYKDMSMASSIIRDLFTSDVTQVTVDSRKMLKEISSYVKYVAPHLVHKVGYYKEKEPIFDHFAVEPEIDKMMDSKVWIKNGGYVIIEPTEALISIDVNSGKFIGKKDHESNSLKINLEAAREIARQARLRDFGGLIIIDFIDVLEAENKKKIFLELRKEFAKDRAITKIEPMSRFGLIEMTRQRVRPEVILSMYEPCKKCVGSGLVPTIATTVSRMERWIQRYRSTKGDRRISLRVTPDVYTYLNKGHYNKRLRLMWKYWMKIAVVKDQKLEIGEFEVFDAKNKRQIKLDEKTAA from the coding sequence ATGAGCAAAGATATTATAATAAACTCTACAAATGAAGAAACACGTATTGTTTTGCGTGAAGAGAGCAAAGTTGTTGAATTGTTTGTAGAAGCGCCGGAACACGAACGAATGGTTGGCGATATTTATAAGGGCAAAGTTAGCCGTGTACTTCCGGGTATGCAGGCAGCCTTTATTGATATTGGTCACCAGCAGAATGCATTTTTACATTTTTCAGATGTAGATTCCGGGTATCGCGACTTTTTTAAGAAAAATGATGACAAAGAGCAAAATCAAAAACGAAGACGCAGATATGATTTTAGCGTTGAAAGAGATTTAAAAAAAGGGCATGACATTCTTGTACAGATTGTTAAGGAACCTATTAGTACAAAAGGATGCCGTGTTACCAGCGAGATAACTGTGCCTGGGCGCTTTGTTGTCTTGATCCCTAACCATAAACATGTTGGGATTTCTCGTAAAATTTATAATCAGAAAGAACGGAAAAGATTAAAGGATATTGCACGTAGTATTATCCCAAATAATTTTGGGTTGATTATACGAACAGTCGCTGAAGGCAAATCAGACAAAGAATTAAAAAAAGATATGAACGATTTGCTTACAACCTGGCGTAAAATGGAGCAGTCCATTCAAACACAGGAATCGCCATCTTTAATTTACAAAGATATGTCAATGGCATCGAGCATTATAAGGGATTTGTTTACATCTGATGTAACACAGGTTACGGTAGACTCTCGTAAAATGCTTAAGGAAATTTCATCCTATGTAAAATATGTAGCGCCTCACCTGGTTCATAAGGTTGGCTACTATAAAGAAAAAGAGCCTATTTTTGATCATTTTGCAGTTGAGCCGGAAATTGACAAAATGATGGATTCAAAAGTTTGGATTAAGAATGGTGGATATGTAATTATCGAGCCAACTGAGGCATTAATATCCATTGATGTTAATAGTGGAAAGTTTATTGGCAAAAAAGATCATGAAAGTAATTCCCTTAAAATCAACCTGGAGGCAGCAAGAGAAATTGCAAGACAAGCACGCCTTCGTGATTTTGGTGGACTTATAATTATCGACTTTATTGATGTATTGGAAGCTGAAAACAAGAAAAAAATATTTCTTGAGCTGCGTAAAGAGTTTGCAAAAGACAGGGCCATAACAAAAATAGAGCCTATGAGCCGGTTTGGTTTAATCGAAATGACCAGACAACGCGTACGTCCGGAAGTTATTCTTTCTATGTACGAGCCATGCAAAAAATGTGTAGGATCAGGCTTAGTGCCAACAATTGCCACAACTGTATCCAGAATGGAACGTTGGATTCAACGATATCGCTCTACAAAAGGTGACCGCAGAATTTCACTTCGGGTCACTCCGGATGTTTATACATATTTGAATAAAGGGCATTATAATAAGCGATTGAGACTTATGTGGAAATACTGGATGAAGATTGCAGTTGTAAAAGATCAAAAGCTTGAAATAGGTGAGTTTGAGGTTTTTGATGCTAAAAATAAAAGACAAATCAAGCTGGATGAAAAAACGGCAGCATAA
- a CDS encoding cytochrome c, whose amino-acid sequence MLSKKQAKVFFLGGTFFFLIIFFGLTVDTLVYGVPEYTNADKITEEVKLGRELWDSNNCMGCHTIMGEGAYYAPELTKVYERRGPEYIKATFNFPGGWQPHGRRMVEYKFTEEEKEALVAFFEWVNHTDLNGFPPKPKYKN is encoded by the coding sequence ATGTTATCAAAGAAACAAGCTAAAGTTTTTTTTCTCGGTGGCACATTCTTTTTCCTAATTATCTTTTTTGGATTAACTGTTGATACGCTTGTTTATGGCGTTCCAGAATACACCAATGCTGATAAGATTACCGAAGAAGTAAAACTTGGCAGAGAGCTATGGGACTCGAACAATTGTATGGGATGCCACACAATTATGGGTGAAGGCGCTTATTATGCACCAGAACTAACCAAAGTGTATGAACGCCGCGGACCGGAATATATTAAGGCTACTTTTAATTTTCCCGGAGGGTGGCAGCCCCATGGAAGAAGAATGGTTGAATACAAATTTACAGAAGAGGAAAAAGAGGCTCTCGTTGCCTTTTTTGAGTGGGTCAACCACACTGATCTTAATGGTTTTCCACCAAAACCAAAATACAAGAACTAA
- the rplU gene encoding 50S ribosomal protein L21 encodes MYAIVEIAGKQFRVEEKTRLRVPLLQTESGKKVEFDNVLAFNDANGKLTIGAPKVDKVKVSATVLEHGREKKIVVFKKKRRKGYRVKNGHRQDFSLILVDKIGAGSVSKPKVAAKPKAEAKPKAEAKAKVEPKPKVAPKAKATTAKKETAAPKAKTTVKPKTTTKPKAAAKPKAPAKPKADKKEA; translated from the coding sequence ATGTATGCGATAGTTGAAATAGCCGGAAAACAATTCCGTGTTGAAGAAAAAACCCGGTTACGCGTTCCGTTGCTGCAAACTGAGAGTGGCAAAAAAGTCGAGTTTGACAATGTTTTGGCATTTAATGATGCAAATGGAAAATTGACAATTGGCGCGCCAAAAGTAGATAAAGTTAAAGTATCTGCTACTGTTTTAGAGCATGGCCGCGAAAAGAAAATTGTAGTATTTAAAAAGAAACGTCGTAAAGGGTACCGTGTTAAAAATGGTCACCGCCAAGACTTTTCTCTTATTTTAGTAGACAAAATTGGTGCTGGTTCAGTTTCTAAACCAAAAGTTGCAGCAAAACCGAAAGCAGAAGCAAAACCAAAGGCGGAGGCTAAAGCAAAAGTAGAACCAAAACCTAAAGTTGCCCCAAAGGCAAAAGCTACTACAGCTAAAAAGGAAACAGCTGCTCCTAAAGCTAAAACAACTGTAAAACCTAAAACAACAACAAAACCAAAAGCGGCAGCAAAACCTAAGGCTCCCGCTAAGCCAAAAGCAGATAAAAAGGAGGCATAA